One part of the Bacteroidia bacterium genome encodes these proteins:
- the priA gene encoding primosomal protein N', with amino-acid sequence MNTIVEVILPLPVKSNFHYKVPEILRDQASPGKRVLVSFGKRKIYTGLIRKVEELSAEEEGTKLKYLEEILDPEPSFKEAQLALFDWIAYYYSCTAGEVFKAALPLGLKPESALKVEMAPGLNWTDFQLNDKEFLLMEALDIQPVLNFKEVSEIWSVANPNPRLKTMEARGLIKVFQEVEDTYKPKYKSYLRLADAYTEEHKMHEALDSITRSESQENLLMRIIAAYHKGNLVPKTDIQKELEIGSHVATALIKKGFVLEEKVLVDRLELYGYSPKPSDIVLNPDQNRALGEIKGYLEETPLKPVLLHGVTGSGKTHIYIELIKEALEEGKQVLYLLPEITLTKQIIDRLKSEFGENVGVYHSRFNDHERVEIWQKVRKREYQLVIGVRSAIFLPFQDLGLIVVDEEHDTSFKQYEPAPRYNARDVSVYYAFANKCPVILGSATPAFESYHNALEGKYHLVELKKRAVARFMPEIEIVDMRVQRKKKLTNGIFSSVLERMIGETLARDEQVILFQNRRGYSPYLVCETCGHVPQCINCDISMTFHKERKHLRCHYCGHTDLNTQKCENCGNYTLKRAGIGTEKIKESVEEVFPNHVVERMDLDTTRTKTGYRNLINKFENRQIDILVGTQMVSKGLDFDNVTLVGVILADNLLTFPDFRAYEHAYQLLTQVSGRAGRSTKKGHVIVQSFMPDNLVLGAIENEYEKFYNQEIIGRQQMGYPPFSRIIRIEIRHKDMRFVERESLRLHGLLKPFFGVNLLGPDFALVPRVRNTYRMQFMIKVSKKLGTKQLRDILFKTIDTYYQMAPAKSLRIIVDVDPA; translated from the coding sequence GTGAACACGATCGTAGAAGTCATACTCCCCCTTCCGGTAAAATCCAATTTTCATTACAAAGTTCCTGAAATCTTACGCGATCAGGCGAGCCCTGGAAAGCGGGTTTTGGTCAGTTTTGGTAAAAGGAAAATCTATACCGGACTCATCAGAAAAGTAGAAGAACTCTCGGCAGAAGAAGAAGGGACAAAGCTCAAATATCTGGAAGAAATACTTGATCCGGAGCCTTCATTCAAAGAAGCTCAATTAGCGCTTTTTGACTGGATTGCCTATTACTATTCCTGCACAGCAGGCGAAGTTTTTAAAGCTGCCCTTCCCCTTGGACTCAAGCCTGAAAGTGCACTTAAAGTTGAAATGGCGCCCGGACTGAACTGGACGGATTTTCAGTTAAATGATAAGGAGTTTCTCCTGATGGAAGCCCTTGACATACAGCCTGTACTCAATTTTAAGGAAGTATCCGAAATCTGGTCTGTTGCCAATCCCAATCCTCGTTTGAAAACCATGGAAGCCCGTGGCCTGATCAAGGTTTTTCAGGAGGTAGAAGATACCTATAAACCCAAATACAAAAGCTATTTGCGTTTGGCGGATGCCTACACAGAAGAACATAAAATGCATGAAGCCCTGGATTCTATAACTCGATCAGAATCTCAGGAAAATCTGCTGATGCGCATTATTGCTGCTTATCACAAAGGAAATCTGGTTCCCAAAACGGATATCCAGAAAGAATTGGAGATCGGTTCTCATGTTGCCACTGCTTTGATAAAGAAAGGCTTTGTGTTGGAAGAAAAGGTGCTGGTCGATAGGCTGGAACTTTATGGATATTCTCCCAAACCTTCTGATATCGTCCTGAATCCGGATCAGAATCGTGCCCTGGGAGAAATCAAAGGCTATCTCGAGGAAACGCCCTTGAAACCCGTACTGCTGCATGGAGTTACCGGAAGTGGGAAAACGCATATTTATATTGAGTTGATCAAAGAAGCCCTGGAAGAGGGGAAACAGGTGCTTTACCTCTTGCCAGAGATTACCCTGACCAAGCAGATTATTGACCGATTGAAAAGTGAGTTTGGAGAAAATGTAGGGGTGTACCATAGCCGCTTCAATGATCATGAACGCGTAGAGATCTGGCAGAAAGTAAGGAAACGGGAATACCAATTGGTGATTGGGGTGAGATCTGCGATTTTTCTGCCTTTTCAGGATTTAGGACTGATAGTAGTGGATGAAGAACATGATACTTCTTTCAAACAATATGAACCGGCCCCCCGATATAATGCCCGGGATGTTTCTGTTTATTATGCCTTTGCGAATAAATGCCCGGTTATTCTGGGCTCGGCAACTCCTGCATTTGAAAGTTATCACAATGCGCTAGAGGGGAAATATCATTTGGTAGAATTGAAAAAACGCGCAGTCGCCCGTTTTATGCCCGAAATCGAAATTGTGGATATGCGGGTGCAAAGAAAAAAGAAACTTACCAATGGAATCTTTTCCTCTGTTTTAGAAAGAATGATTGGGGAAACCCTGGCCAGAGATGAGCAAGTGATCCTCTTTCAGAATCGTCGTGGGTATTCTCCTTATCTGGTCTGTGAAACCTGTGGGCATGTGCCCCAGTGCATCAATTGCGATATCAGCATGACCTTTCATAAGGAACGCAAGCATCTGCGTTGCCACTATTGTGGGCATACTGACCTCAATACCCAAAAATGTGAGAACTGCGGGAACTACACCCTCAAAAGAGCGGGGATCGGTACCGAAAAAATCAAGGAATCCGTGGAGGAGGTGTTTCCCAATCATGTAGTGGAACGCATGGACCTGGATACAACACGGACGAAGACGGGCTATCGCAACCTGATCAATAAATTTGAAAATCGGCAAATCGATATTCTGGTTGGAACACAGATGGTGTCGAAGGGGCTCGATTTTGACAATGTGACCCTGGTGGGAGTGATCCTTGCAGACAATCTATTGACCTTTCCGGACTTTCGGGCATATGAGCATGCCTACCAATTGTTGACACAAGTGAGTGGGCGAGCTGGAAGGAGTACTAAAAAAGGGCATGTGATCGTACAGAGTTTTATGCCAGATAATCTGGTCTTGGGAGCGATAGAAAATGAGTATGAGAAATTTTACAATCAGGAAATCATTGGTCGCCAACAAATGGGCTATCCGCCTTTCTCTCGCATTATACGGATAGAGATTCGCCACAAGGATATGCGATTTGTAGAAAGGGAAAGTTTGAGATTGCACGGATTGCTTAAACCCTTTTTTGGCGTGAATCTTCTTGGTCCTGACTTTGCC